A single window of Magnetococcales bacterium DNA harbors:
- a CDS encoding AMP-binding protein: MSPTLISHLLEARLKEAPEGIFLQDGKRTRTFQETHKTVSQIAESLIQLGVEPGTRVGIFLDHGMEQALALLATSLAGGVFVLINPILRPNQIQHILNDCTIQILITDGTKGPTLRETLAATEVKNALILPPGKASPQVEQVLFFNEDTAHNAPLPQPPAREPTDTSHIIYTSGSTGLPKGIMVSHRNSLDGARIVSGYTGLTADDRILGVLPLSFDYGLNQLFNALHVGARYHFHRFFLPNNLIQAIHQEKITVLAGIPPIWAKLMDPKLIAKDRLPPLDHLRVITNSGGKMPRTTIPKLQQLFPQAQIFLMYGLTEAFRSSFLAPQELAHRPDSIGQALPEVELHVLDPSGKICPPGEVGELVHAGALISQGYWQRPQASAKVFRTIPLPHASGDKKTGQPPRQVPVVFTGDLVWRDEAGFLYYQGRRDAMIKSKGYRISPGEVEEMASNLPGIRECVAAGFEQNDENHLRLFVTLSNPDLTEKEIQALCRKAAPFYLVPDQVVILKRFPLTPNGKLDRVRVVQDHEDR, encoded by the coding sequence GTGTCCCCCACCCTCATATCACACCTCCTGGAAGCACGCCTCAAGGAAGCCCCCGAAGGGATTTTTCTCCAAGATGGCAAACGCACGCGCACCTTTCAGGAAACCCACAAAACCGTCAGCCAAATCGCGGAGAGCTTGATCCAGCTGGGGGTTGAACCCGGCACACGGGTGGGGATTTTTCTCGATCACGGCATGGAGCAGGCCCTGGCGCTGTTGGCCACCTCCCTGGCAGGGGGGGTGTTCGTCCTCATCAATCCCATCCTGCGGCCAAACCAGATCCAACACATCCTGAACGACTGCACCATCCAAATCCTCATCACCGACGGCACCAAGGGGCCAACTCTTCGGGAAACCCTGGCCGCGACAGAGGTAAAAAACGCCCTCATCCTCCCTCCCGGCAAAGCCTCTCCCCAAGTCGAGCAGGTGCTCTTTTTCAATGAGGATACAGCCCATAACGCTCCCCTTCCCCAGCCACCGGCCAGAGAGCCAACAGACACCTCCCACATCATCTACACCTCCGGCTCCACGGGGCTCCCCAAGGGCATCATGGTGAGCCACCGCAACAGCCTGGATGGCGCTCGGATCGTCAGCGGCTATACCGGCCTCACTGCCGATGATCGCATCCTGGGTGTGCTGCCCTTAAGCTTTGATTATGGCCTCAACCAGCTCTTCAACGCCCTCCACGTAGGGGCACGCTACCATTTTCACCGTTTTTTTCTGCCCAACAACCTGATCCAGGCCATCCATCAGGAAAAAATCACCGTGCTGGCAGGCATCCCCCCCATCTGGGCCAAGCTGATGGATCCCAAGCTCATCGCCAAGGATCGTCTCCCCCCCCTGGATCACCTCCGGGTCATCACCAACTCCGGGGGCAAAATGCCTCGCACCACCATTCCCAAGCTGCAACAGCTCTTTCCCCAGGCCCAAATCTTCCTCATGTATGGCTTGACCGAAGCGTTTCGTTCCAGCTTTCTCGCGCCTCAAGAGTTAGCCCACCGCCCCGACTCCATCGGCCAGGCACTGCCAGAGGTGGAACTCCATGTGCTGGATCCTTCCGGGAAGATCTGCCCCCCTGGAGAGGTGGGGGAGCTGGTCCATGCCGGGGCGCTCATCAGCCAAGGCTATTGGCAGCGCCCCCAAGCCTCTGCCAAGGTGTTTCGCACCATCCCTCTGCCCCACGCATCCGGGGACAAAAAAACAGGTCAACCACCCCGGCAAGTACCGGTGGTCTTTACCGGGGATCTGGTGTGGCGGGATGAAGCGGGGTTTCTCTATTACCAGGGCCGCCGGGATGCCATGATCAAATCCAAGGGGTATCGGATCAGCCCGGGGGAGGTGGAGGAGATGGCGTCAAACCTGCCCGGCATTCGGGAGTGTGTGGCAGCAGGGTTTGAACAAAACGACGAAAACCATCTGCGCCTCTTCGTCACCCTGAGCAATCCGGATCTCACCGAAAAGGAGATCCAAGCCCTCTGCCGAAAAGCAGCCCCCTTTTATCTGGTGCCTGACCAAGTGGTGATTCTCAAGCGCTTTCCCCTAACCCCCAACGGCAAGCTCGACCGGGTGCGTGTTGTCCAGGACCATGAGGATCGATAG
- a CDS encoding glycosyltransferase family 4 protein, whose amino-acid sequence MSPVPATTDTPDTPATTGIPGNPDPLGVLLVHHTRLPKITGGIDTMLVTLMVELKKSKIPTALFAPASWEQATLARDDYRGTPLYRRRLRMPLDRDRPLRGLLGWLREFPDILKGLHRVIAREKIQVIHLQTIQSYQLYFRLLHLLGGPPYLVTLHGTDVLRFGGKNPLQARLLKWILKGAARVVGVSPATAQAAREHFPFLNQVDTIPNGIAIHPTPQPLDLALPEKFFILVCDIEPVKGPDIAAKAWVKLRKSHPDVHLMVVGGHHFYPELTQRVQGILNQGGCGERVHFTGTLKREEIFYLAQKSLGQIAPSRREGMPYIFLEAGVASLPLVASAIPPFTELIQHGSNGLLAQVEDPDALAACVRQIIEEPDHAREMGQALRQKVVQQFSAHHMMTKYVTLYRDIVDRKKSPSND is encoded by the coding sequence ATGAGCCCGGTGCCCGCCACAACCGATACGCCCGATACGCCCGCCACGACCGGTATACCCGGAAACCCCGACCCATTGGGGGTACTGTTGGTGCATCACACCCGGCTCCCCAAAATCACCGGGGGCATCGACACCATGCTGGTGACCCTGATGGTGGAGCTGAAAAAATCCAAAATCCCCACCGCTCTCTTCGCCCCGGCCAGCTGGGAACAAGCCACGTTGGCCCGGGATGATTATCGAGGCACCCCCCTCTATCGACGCAGGCTGCGCATGCCCCTCGACCGGGATCGTCCTCTCAGGGGATTGCTCGGTTGGCTGAGAGAGTTTCCCGATATCCTCAAAGGGCTCCACCGGGTCATCGCCCGGGAAAAAATCCAGGTCATTCACCTGCAAACCATCCAGAGCTACCAGCTCTATTTTCGCCTGCTCCATCTCCTGGGCGGCCCCCCCTATCTCGTCACCCTTCACGGCACCGACGTCTTGCGCTTTGGCGGCAAAAATCCCCTCCAAGCCCGCCTGCTCAAGTGGATCCTGAAGGGAGCCGCCCGGGTGGTGGGGGTCTCCCCGGCGACCGCCCAGGCGGCGAGAGAGCACTTTCCCTTTTTGAACCAGGTGGACACCATCCCCAACGGCATCGCCATCCACCCCACCCCCCAACCGCTGGATTTGGCGCTACCGGAAAAATTTTTCATCCTGGTGTGTGACATCGAGCCGGTGAAGGGACCGGACATTGCCGCCAAGGCCTGGGTCAAGCTTCGAAAGAGCCATCCGGATGTGCACTTGATGGTGGTTGGGGGTCACCATTTTTATCCGGAGCTGACCCAGCGGGTGCAGGGCATCTTGAACCAGGGAGGGTGTGGAGAGCGGGTCCATTTTACCGGCACCCTCAAGCGGGAGGAGATCTTTTATCTGGCGCAAAAAAGCCTGGGGCAGATCGCCCCCTCCCGCAGGGAAGGAATGCCCTATATCTTTTTGGAAGCGGGTGTCGCCTCTCTGCCTCTGGTGGCAAGCGCGATTCCCCCCTTCACGGAGTTGATCCAACACGGCTCCAACGGACTCCTGGCTCAGGTGGAGGATCCAGATGCCCTCGCAGCCTGTGTCCGGCAGATCATCGAAGAGCCCGATCATGCCAGAGAGATGGGCCAGGCATTGCGACAAAAAGTGGTCCAGCAATTTTCCGCTCACCACATGATGACCAAATATGTCACCCTCTATCGGGATATTGTGGATCGGAAAAAATCCCCTTCGAACGATTAA
- the asnB gene encoding asparagine synthase (glutamine-hydrolyzing) produces the protein MCGIAGIVGEFSGESAKAPLNRMLEVLHHRGPDDRAGVVGDGFALGMVRLAIVDLAGGVQPALSEDRCVALIFNGEIFNYMALREELIRGGYRFNSRSEVETLLALYLTHGPEMVKKLNGQFAIAIWDGRVGRLHLFRDPLGIRPLFWQWHGERFFFASEMKGLVAATGQSPEISQAGLLQIIRFWSVIGETTPFSNIRQVPPGHFLTLQDKSIQLSRYWQWPMPETLAPLHLKDDREYVEAFREQFQQAVQRQAMADVEVGSYLSGGVDSSIVSSLMVERVGREQLRTFSITFDDKAFDESAAQQVMVDHLGVQHTRQHVTHHDIATAFPDVVRHVETPLFRTAATPLFLLSKKVREAGIKVVMTGEGADEVLLGYDLFRETRIRQFWGRAPNSKWRGHLLRRIYGYLPQYQDLRYFNLLQGFYRQSLNEQDHPHFGMLVRWGNGQRIEAALSPQMRDFAQAHDPQTTLDAWLPDSYHQGSVMARTQCLESMTLLSNHILWSQGDRASLAHSVEGRYPFLDTDFIQFAARLPEGIKLRGLKDKFILRESYKKELPNTARTRPKLPYQAPEMAAFFPEGKPLAYVQELLSEQAVREGGLFDPGVIARLLQKTGRESLPRMGFRENMTFVLALSTALLQRDFGRFAHPPPPEQAGEARIIDLSRKPS, from the coding sequence ATGTGCGGTATCGCTGGCATCGTCGGTGAGTTCAGCGGGGAAAGCGCCAAAGCCCCCCTGAACCGCATGCTTGAGGTACTCCACCACCGGGGGCCGGATGATCGTGCCGGGGTGGTGGGAGATGGCTTTGCCCTCGGCATGGTGCGCCTGGCCATCGTCGATCTGGCAGGAGGGGTGCAGCCAGCCCTTTCGGAGGATCGCTGCGTAGCACTGATCTTCAACGGCGAAATTTTCAACTATATGGCCTTGCGGGAAGAACTGATCCGGGGAGGGTATCGCTTCAACAGCCGCTCCGAGGTGGAAACCCTCCTGGCGCTTTATCTCACCCACGGCCCGGAGATGGTGAAAAAGCTCAACGGCCAGTTTGCCATCGCCATCTGGGATGGGCGTGTTGGCCGTCTCCATCTTTTTCGGGATCCCTTGGGCATCCGCCCCCTCTTTTGGCAGTGGCATGGCGAGCGATTTTTCTTCGCTTCGGAGATGAAGGGGCTCGTTGCCGCCACCGGCCAATCCCCGGAGATCAGCCAAGCCGGACTCTTGCAGATCATCCGCTTTTGGTCGGTGATCGGTGAGACCACCCCCTTTTCAAACATCCGGCAAGTGCCTCCCGGTCACTTTTTAACCCTTCAGGACAAAAGCATCCAACTCAGCCGCTATTGGCAGTGGCCCATGCCGGAGACCCTGGCCCCCCTGCATCTGAAGGATGACCGGGAATATGTCGAGGCCTTCCGGGAGCAGTTCCAACAAGCGGTCCAGCGCCAGGCCATGGCCGATGTGGAGGTGGGGAGTTATCTCTCGGGGGGGGTGGACTCTTCCATTGTGTCGAGTCTGATGGTGGAGCGGGTGGGAAGGGAGCAGCTCCGAACTTTTTCCATCACCTTCGACGACAAAGCCTTCGACGAATCCGCAGCCCAGCAGGTGATGGTGGATCACCTGGGGGTCCAGCACACCCGCCAGCATGTGACCCATCACGACATTGCCACGGCCTTCCCCGATGTGGTCCGGCATGTGGAAACCCCTCTCTTTCGCACCGCAGCCACCCCGCTTTTCCTCCTCTCCAAAAAGGTCCGGGAGGCGGGGATCAAGGTGGTGATGACGGGGGAAGGGGCGGATGAAGTTTTGCTGGGCTACGATCTCTTTCGTGAGACCCGCATCCGACAGTTTTGGGGGCGGGCGCCCAACTCCAAATGGCGGGGGCATCTCCTCAGGCGAATCTACGGCTATCTGCCCCAATACCAGGATCTGCGCTATTTCAATCTTTTGCAGGGATTCTATCGGCAGAGTCTGAATGAGCAGGACCATCCCCATTTTGGCATGCTGGTGCGCTGGGGCAACGGCCAACGCATTGAGGCGGCCTTAAGCCCTCAGATGCGCGACTTTGCCCAAGCCCATGATCCACAAACCACTCTGGATGCCTGGTTGCCTGACAGCTACCACCAAGGCTCGGTGATGGCCCGCACCCAGTGTCTGGAGTCCATGACCCTGCTCTCCAACCACATCCTCTGGAGCCAGGGGGATCGCGCCTCCCTCGCCCACAGTGTGGAGGGACGTTATCCCTTTCTGGATACCGACTTCATCCAATTTGCCGCCCGCCTCCCCGAGGGGATCAAGCTTCGGGGGCTCAAAGATAAATTTATCCTCCGGGAGAGCTATAAAAAGGAGCTTCCCAACACCGCCCGCACCCGCCCCAAGCTCCCCTATCAGGCGCCGGAGATGGCGGCTTTTTTTCCAGAGGGCAAACCCCTGGCTTATGTGCAGGAGCTTCTATCGGAACAAGCGGTTCGGGAGGGGGGGCTTTTTGATCCCGGGGTGATCGCCAGGCTCCTGCAAAAAACCGGTCGGGAGTCCCTGCCCCGCATGGGCTTTCGGGAAAACATGACCTTTGTGCTGGCCCTCTCCACGGCGCTGTTGCAGCGGGATTTTGGCCGCTTTGCCCACCCCCCGCCCCCGGAGCAGGCTGGGGAGGCTCGCATCATCGATCTTTCCCGGAAGCCATCATGA
- a CDS encoding acyl carrier protein, producing the protein MTEPSLLSGVQEALNAVSGQTPGPDEDLFASGALDSTGVVEFVVALENHFDIVFDPEAITMENFATLTTTCREIARLLSADTQG; encoded by the coding sequence ATGACCGAACCTTCCCTGCTGTCGGGCGTACAAGAAGCCCTGAACGCCGTGAGTGGCCAAACCCCGGGCCCGGATGAAGATCTCTTTGCCAGCGGCGCCTTGGACTCCACCGGGGTGGTCGAATTTGTCGTCGCCCTGGAAAACCATTTTGATATCGTCTTCGACCCCGAAGCCATCACCATGGAAAATTTCGCCACCCTCACCACCACCTGCCGTGAGATCGCCCGCCTGCTCTCGGCTGATACCCAGGGTTGA
- a CDS encoding sulfotransferase family 2 domain-containing protein, whose translation MRTVYVQVHNPKSGGTTFHNIMRHNLGGGHFRYDSQLVPRQDGSAEAFGALLDHYPWLAGYSSHRFSLDLPYDRPDTRIVAITFVRDPVERFLSHYHFNRTGRGALDLQAKEWPLSDYITRVLEEKIPPNHDNAHTRFRLSQLDFLAGNRSLAALDQVQSLLERGDLLAFPLERFDEACLVLEKRFADDFSDCSYVPRNVVKKTDKQASESDRQRIRAHLPESDFKLHGLVHTWLDQALEGAFPGGEGLEGALQGFRERCQRKWAWEKSPALSWRLRRIWACLQS comes from the coding sequence ATGCGTACTGTTTATGTCCAGGTACACAACCCCAAATCCGGCGGCACCACCTTCCACAACATCATGCGCCACAACCTGGGAGGAGGGCATTTTCGGTATGATAGCCAACTGGTACCCCGGCAGGATGGTTCTGCCGAGGCTTTTGGGGCGCTTTTGGATCACTATCCCTGGCTTGCCGGTTATTCCAGCCACCGCTTTTCCCTGGACCTTCCCTATGATCGCCCCGATACCCGGATAGTCGCCATCACCTTTGTTCGGGATCCGGTGGAGCGGTTTTTGTCCCACTACCATTTTAACCGCACCGGGCGGGGGGCATTGGACCTCCAGGCCAAAGAGTGGCCCCTCTCGGATTATATCACCCGGGTGCTGGAGGAAAAAATCCCCCCCAACCACGACAATGCCCACACCCGGTTTCGTCTGAGCCAGTTGGATTTTCTTGCTGGTAATCGCTCTTTGGCAGCCCTTGATCAGGTTCAATCACTCCTGGAACGGGGGGATCTGCTGGCTTTTCCCCTGGAGCGGTTTGATGAGGCGTGTCTGGTGCTGGAAAAACGGTTTGCCGACGATTTTTCCGACTGCTCTTATGTGCCCCGCAACGTGGTTAAAAAAACAGACAAACAGGCGAGTGAATCAGACCGGCAGCGGATCCGGGCGCACCTGCCTGAGAGTGATTTTAAGCTGCATGGATTGGTTCACACCTGGCTTGATCAGGCACTGGAGGGGGCATTCCCCGGCGGGGAGGGGCTGGAGGGGGCGTTGCAGGGGTTCAGAGAGCGGTGTCAGCGCAAATGGGCTTGGGAAAAGAGCCCCGCACTCTCTTGGCGTTTGCGTCGGATTTGGGCCTGCCTGCAAAGCTGA